One genomic window of Halovivax cerinus includes the following:
- a CDS encoding phage late control D family protein has translation MSTIDNHPRYSPRFTVEVGGQRFQEPGGRIADLVVETSFEGADRFSFTLNYPFDEELDEFAGLSWDDFEIGTDVDISMGYGNDGQLTSLLSGKIQSISGEFTVDRGPSVQVAGYGLLWETMQGTRSDSWSETTIGDAVEDVLSSYAFSSVEVERADIKREKLIQDGTTDYRFVQDLARTYGFEFYATRETVRFVPRSTAVDEKPAVELWYGEALHDFFGECTQQKQEYQVEVRAWDVGKREEITATAGSASAANKAVFRVPAMSRDEAKRIAETKHGQYSDGIISGHGEADGIPEIRAGETIELAELGSRFSGRYHVTKATHRMGASGYRTTFEAAEVPS, from the coding sequence ATGAGTACGATAGATAACCACCCGCGGTATTCGCCCCGCTTCACCGTCGAGGTCGGCGGTCAGCGGTTCCAGGAGCCGGGCGGACGGATCGCCGATCTCGTCGTCGAGACCTCGTTCGAAGGAGCCGATCGCTTCTCGTTTACCCTCAACTACCCGTTCGACGAGGAGCTAGACGAGTTCGCGGGCCTCTCGTGGGACGATTTCGAGATCGGGACGGACGTCGACATCTCGATGGGGTACGGAAACGACGGGCAACTCACGTCGCTCCTGTCGGGTAAGATCCAGTCGATCTCGGGGGAGTTCACGGTCGACCGCGGCCCCTCCGTGCAGGTGGCCGGGTACGGTCTCCTCTGGGAGACGATGCAGGGGACCCGGTCGGACTCGTGGTCGGAGACGACGATCGGTGATGCCGTCGAGGACGTTCTCTCGTCGTACGCGTTCTCCTCGGTCGAGGTCGAACGCGCCGACATCAAGCGCGAGAAACTCATCCAGGACGGGACGACCGACTACCGGTTCGTCCAGGACCTGGCGCGGACCTACGGCTTCGAGTTCTACGCGACGCGTGAGACGGTCCGGTTCGTTCCGAGATCCACGGCCGTCGACGAGAAACCGGCCGTCGAACTCTGGTACGGCGAGGCCCTGCACGACTTCTTCGGTGAGTGTACTCAGCAGAAACAGGAGTACCAGGTCGAAGTGCGTGCGTGGGACGTCGGGAAGCGCGAGGAGATCACGGCCACGGCGGGCAGTGCGAGCGCGGCGAACAAAGCGGTGTTCAGAGTTCCAGCCATGTCACGCGACGAAGCCAAACGTATCGCGGAGACGAAGCACGGACAGTACTCGGACGGAATCATCAGCGGCCACGGCGAGGCGGACGGGATTCCCGAAATACGGGCCGGAGAGACCATCGAGTTGGCAGAACTCGGATCGCGATTCTCGGGGCGGTATCACGTGACGAAGGCCACCCACCGCATGGGGGCGTCTGGCTATCGGACGACGTTCGAAGCCGCGGAGGTGCCGTCGTGA
- a CDS encoding phage baseplate assembly protein V — MSHSGVFDGETSDGGIQGVVVGIVTDNEDPKDLGRVKLRFPWRDADDESYWARVATTMTGDGYGSYFLPDVDDEVLVAFENGDIHTPFVVGSLWNGTQKPPQTNTEGKNEIREIRSRSDHAITFDDADEGSITIETSGGHEIRIDDSSGSETVSISDETGDNAITLDSSGGSVSIEAAKELDLKAPTITVDGTKKLKLSGGTAVDVSSKNKVSLSSNAQVAISSSGLMKIDSTGPMTLKGALIQLN; from the coding sequence GTGAGCCACTCCGGTGTCTTCGACGGGGAGACCTCCGACGGCGGAATCCAGGGCGTCGTCGTCGGCATCGTCACCGACAACGAGGATCCGAAGGACCTCGGGCGGGTCAAACTCCGTTTCCCCTGGCGCGACGCCGACGACGAGAGTTACTGGGCGCGTGTCGCGACGACGATGACCGGGGACGGCTACGGGTCGTACTTCCTCCCCGACGTCGACGACGAGGTGCTCGTCGCGTTCGAGAACGGTGACATCCACACGCCGTTCGTGGTCGGCTCGCTCTGGAACGGAACGCAGAAACCCCCGCAGACGAACACCGAGGGGAAAAACGAGATCCGCGAGATTCGCTCACGGAGCGACCACGCCATCACCTTCGACGACGCCGACGAGGGCTCGATCACGATCGAGACGAGCGGTGGCCACGAAATCCGTATCGACGATTCGAGCGGGTCGGAGACGGTTTCGATCAGCGACGAGACGGGTGACAACGCCATCACGCTCGATTCGTCTGGCGGTAGTGTCTCCATCGAGGCGGCGAAGGAACTCGACCTGAAAGCGCCCACGATCACGGTCGACGGAACGAAGAAGCTCAAACTCTCCGGCGGCACCGCCGTCGACGTCTCGAGCAAGAACAAGGTCTCGCTCTCGAGTAACGCGCAGGTCGCGATCTCGTCGTCCGGCCTGATGAAGATCGATTCCACGGGTCCGATGACGCTCAAAGGGGCCCTGATCCAACTCAACTGA